A single genomic interval of Streptomyces sp. BA2 harbors:
- a CDS encoding SDR family NAD(P)-dependent oxidoreductase, which yields MDSYAVDLRGKVAVVTGSGRGLGLAYASALARAGAAVVVNDVDQEAADRAVKAITEEGGRAVAEVAAVGTGEAADRLVARAVEEFGRLDAMVTNAGILRDRVLWKMTDEDFDAVVTTHLRGTFTCARPAAVRMREQGEGGSLILVGSPAGQRGNFGQTNYAAAKAGIAAMVRTWSMELARADITVNAIVPVAATAMTETIPAFAPYIEAMKEGQPLPDFLRKGEGFGTADDCAALVPFLASDSARDVTGQCVGIGGDRLTLWSHPHEASVAYADGGWTPETIAAAWHTSVGSAPETVGIPAPKIPGA from the coding sequence CTGGACTCATACGCCGTGGACCTGCGCGGCAAGGTCGCCGTCGTCACGGGATCGGGGCGCGGCCTCGGCCTCGCCTACGCCTCGGCCCTCGCTCGCGCCGGCGCCGCGGTGGTCGTCAACGACGTCGACCAGGAAGCGGCCGACCGCGCCGTCAAGGCCATCACGGAGGAAGGCGGGCGTGCCGTCGCCGAAGTGGCGGCCGTCGGCACCGGCGAGGCCGCCGACCGCCTGGTCGCCCGCGCCGTCGAGGAGTTCGGGCGGCTCGACGCGATGGTGACCAACGCCGGGATCCTGCGCGACCGGGTGCTGTGGAAGATGACCGACGAGGACTTCGACGCGGTCGTCACCACCCACCTGCGGGGCACCTTCACCTGCGCCCGCCCCGCCGCCGTACGCATGCGGGAGCAGGGCGAGGGCGGCAGCCTGATCCTGGTCGGCTCCCCCGCCGGGCAGCGCGGCAACTTCGGGCAGACCAACTACGCCGCCGCCAAGGCCGGGATCGCGGCCATGGTGCGTACGTGGTCGATGGAGCTGGCCAGGGCCGATATCACCGTCAACGCCATCGTGCCCGTGGCCGCCACCGCGATGACCGAGACCATCCCCGCCTTCGCCCCGTACATCGAGGCCATGAAGGAGGGGCAGCCGCTGCCGGACTTCCTGCGCAAGGGCGAGGGGTTCGGGACGGCCGACGACTGTGCCGCGCTCGTGCCCTTCCTCGCCTCCGACTCCGCCCGCGACGTGACCGGACAGTGCGTCGGCATCGGCGGCGACCGGCTCACCCTGTGGTCGCACCCGCACGAGGCCTCCGTGGCGTACGCGGACGGCGGCTGGACACCGGAGACCATCGCCGCCGCCTGGCACACCTCGGTGGGCAGCGCTCCGGAGACGGTCGGCATCCCCGCCCCCAAGATCCCGGGGGCGTGA
- the aceA gene encoding isocitrate lyase: protein MAQAGTTAATAQETAQELAQRWAADARWKGIERTYSAEDVVRLSGSVREEHTLARRGAERLWRQLHERDYIHALGALTGGQAVQQVKAGLQAIYLSGWQVAADANQAGHTYPDQSLYPANSVPQVVRRINNALLRADQIATAEGGDDTTDWLAPIVADAEAGFGGPLNAFELTKAMIAAGAAGIHYEDQLASEKKCGHLGGKVLVPTGQHIRTLNAARLAADIADVPTLIVARTDALAANLLTSDVDERDAEFVTGERTAEGFYRVRSGMAPVISRGLAYAPYADLIWVETGTPDLAQAREFAEAIHAEHPDQMLAYNCSPSFNWRAALDDDQIAKFQRELGAMGYRFQFITLAGFHSLNHGMFDLARGYAEHGMTAYVDLQEREFAAQAQGFTAVKHQREVGTGYFDQVSTAVNPASSTTALAGSTEEEQFH, encoded by the coding sequence ATGGCACAGGCAGGGACGACGGCGGCAACGGCCCAGGAGACGGCTCAGGAGCTGGCTCAGCGGTGGGCGGCCGACGCCCGGTGGAAGGGCATCGAGCGCACCTACTCCGCAGAGGACGTGGTCAGGCTCTCCGGCAGCGTCCGCGAGGAGCACACCCTGGCCCGGCGCGGCGCCGAGCGGCTGTGGCGCCAACTGCACGAGCGGGACTACATCCACGCGCTCGGCGCGCTGACCGGCGGCCAGGCGGTCCAGCAGGTCAAGGCCGGTCTTCAGGCCATCTACCTGTCCGGCTGGCAGGTGGCCGCCGACGCCAACCAGGCCGGGCACACCTACCCCGACCAGTCGCTCTACCCCGCCAACTCCGTGCCGCAGGTGGTCCGTCGGATCAACAACGCCCTGCTGCGCGCCGACCAGATCGCCACCGCCGAGGGCGGCGATGACACCACCGACTGGCTCGCGCCGATCGTCGCCGACGCGGAGGCCGGCTTCGGCGGACCGCTCAACGCCTTCGAGCTGACCAAGGCGATGATCGCCGCGGGCGCGGCAGGCATCCACTACGAGGACCAGCTGGCCTCGGAGAAGAAGTGCGGTCACCTGGGCGGCAAGGTCCTCGTGCCGACCGGCCAGCACATCCGTACCCTCAACGCGGCCCGCCTGGCCGCCGACATCGCCGATGTGCCGACGCTGATCGTGGCGCGCACGGACGCGCTCGCGGCGAACCTGCTGACCAGCGATGTAGACGAGCGTGACGCCGAGTTCGTCACGGGCGAGCGCACCGCCGAGGGCTTCTACCGGGTGCGCAGCGGCATGGCGCCCGTCATCTCCCGGGGCCTCGCCTATGCCCCGTACGCGGATCTCATCTGGGTCGAGACCGGCACCCCCGACCTCGCTCAGGCCCGCGAGTTCGCCGAGGCGATCCACGCCGAGCACCCCGACCAGATGCTCGCCTACAACTGCTCGCCGTCCTTCAACTGGCGTGCGGCCCTGGACGACGACCAGATCGCCAAGTTCCAGCGGGAGTTGGGCGCGATGGGCTACCGCTTCCAGTTCATCACCCTGGCCGGCTTCCACTCCCTCAACCACGGCATGTTCGACCTGGCCCGCGGCTACGCCGAGCACGGCATGACCGCCTATGTAGACCTCCAGGAGCGCGAGTTCGCCGCACAGGCGCAGGGCTTCACCGCCGTGAAGCACCAGCGTGAGGTCGGTACCGGCTACTTCGACCAGGTGTCCACCGCGGTCAACCCGGCCTCGTCGACGACGGCGCTCGCCGGTTCCACCGAGGAAGAGCAGTTCCACTAG
- the aceB gene encoding malate synthase A, with protein sequence MSISAPTRRAQVLGPPADRHDEILTPEALEFVGRLVGAFADRRLEILKERTRVGARLASGSPLDFSIATARVRADDSWQVAPPAPGLTDRRVEITGPPERAMAVNALNSGARVWMADFEDATSPTWDNIIGGQLNLLDAIERRIDFTTPEGKRYRLGERLATIVVRPRGWHLTEEHLEFDGRPAPASLVDFGLYFFHCAQRQIDAGHGPYFYLPKLENRDEARLWNDVFVLAQDLMGIPHGTIRATVLIETITAAVQMEEILHELREHSSGLNAGRWDYLFSLIKTFGHRTDFLLPDRAKVTMTAPFMRAYTDLLVRTCHKRGAHAIGGMAAHVPGKDPDAHQAAIATVRLDKEREAEDGFDGSWVAHPALVPVCRGVFDGVLGTRPHQIDRTRDDVEVTAAQLLSVRRVSAPPTAEGVRTNIAVALRYFAAWLRGRGAVALYGLMEDAATAEIARVQIWQWLRHRAVDRTTVLALVEDELAALGAEYPWAPLDEIRGLFERSALARELPAFFTTDAYSRHLVDQPFVRDPLARRSEGQS encoded by the coding sequence ATGTCCATCTCCGCTCCCACCCGCCGTGCCCAGGTCCTCGGCCCACCGGCCGACCGGCACGACGAGATCCTCACCCCCGAGGCGCTGGAGTTCGTCGGCCGCCTCGTCGGCGCCTTCGCCGACCGCCGCCTGGAGATCCTCAAGGAGCGCACGCGGGTGGGCGCCCGCCTCGCTTCCGGTTCCCCGCTCGACTTCTCCATCGCCACCGCCCGCGTCCGGGCGGACGACTCCTGGCAGGTGGCTCCCCCGGCCCCCGGACTCACCGACCGCCGAGTGGAGATCACCGGACCGCCCGAGCGCGCGATGGCGGTCAACGCCCTCAACTCCGGTGCGCGGGTGTGGATGGCGGACTTCGAGGACGCCACCTCACCCACCTGGGACAACATCATCGGCGGTCAGCTGAACCTGCTCGACGCCATCGAGCGCAGGATCGACTTCACCACGCCGGAGGGGAAGCGGTACCGGCTCGGCGAGCGCCTCGCGACCATCGTCGTCCGCCCGCGCGGCTGGCATCTGACCGAAGAGCACCTGGAGTTCGACGGCAGGCCCGCGCCCGCCTCCCTGGTCGACTTCGGGCTCTACTTCTTCCACTGCGCCCAGCGGCAGATCGACGCCGGGCACGGCCCGTACTTCTATCTGCCGAAGCTGGAGAACCGCGACGAGGCGCGGCTGTGGAACGACGTTTTCGTCCTCGCCCAGGACCTCATGGGCATCCCGCACGGCACGATCCGGGCCACCGTCCTGATCGAGACCATCACGGCGGCCGTCCAGATGGAGGAGATCCTCCACGAGCTCCGCGAGCACAGCTCGGGCCTCAACGCGGGCCGCTGGGACTACCTCTTCAGCCTCATCAAGACCTTCGGGCACCGCACCGACTTTCTGCTGCCCGACCGGGCGAAGGTCACCATGACCGCCCCCTTCATGCGCGCGTACACCGATCTCCTCGTACGCACCTGCCACAAGCGCGGTGCCCACGCGATCGGCGGCATGGCCGCCCACGTGCCCGGCAAGGACCCGGACGCCCATCAGGCGGCCATCGCCACGGTGCGCCTGGACAAGGAACGCGAGGCCGAGGACGGCTTCGACGGCTCCTGGGTCGCCCATCCCGCGCTTGTCCCCGTGTGCCGCGGGGTGTTCGACGGGGTGCTCGGCACCCGCCCGCATCAGATCGACCGCACCCGCGACGACGTCGAGGTGACGGCGGCTCAGCTGCTGTCCGTGCGCCGCGTCAGCGCGCCGCCCACAGCGGAGGGCGTGCGCACGAACATCGCGGTCGCCCTGCGTTACTTCGCCGCCTGGCTGCGGGGGCGGGGGGCCGTCGCCCTGTACGGGCTGATGGAGGACGCGGCCACGGCCGAGATCGCCCGGGTGCAGATCTGGCAGTGGCTGCGCCACCGGGCCGTCGATCGCACGACCGTACTCGCGCTGGTGGAGGACGAACTCGCCGCCTTGGGGGCGGAGTACCCGTGGGCGCCGCTCGACGAAATCCGCGGGCTCTTCGAACGGAGCGCGCTGGCACGGGAGTTGCCCGCGTTCTTCACCACCGATGCCTACAGCCGCCACCTTGTGGACCAGCCGTTCGTGCGCGACCCGCTCGCCCGCCGTTCGGAGGGTCAGTCATGA
- the metE gene encoding 5-methyltetrahydropteroyltriglutamate--homocysteine S-methyltransferase: protein MTAKSAAAAARSTVYGYPRQGPDRELKKAVEGYWKGRVSADTLRETAARLRRSTWRHLSDAGIHEVPTGDFSYYDHVLDTSVMVGAVPRRHREAVDTDALDGYFAMARGTQDVAPLEMTKWFDTNYHYLVPELGPDTVFTADSAKQVAELKEAVALGLAARPVLVGPVTYLLLAKPAPGVAAGFEPLTLLDRLLPVYAEVIADLRAAGAEWVQLDEPALVQDRTPAELNAVARAYRDLGALTDRPKLLVASYFGRLGEALPVLAKAPVEGLALDFTESAASQLEDLAAVGGLPGKRLVAGVVNGRNIWINDLEKSLSTLGTLLGLADRVDVSASCSLLHVPLDATAERDIDPQIARWLAFAHQKTTEIATLARGLVQGRDTITAELSANRADLASRSGSALTHDPAVRSRVAAVTGSDGRRAHAYPERAAAQRTRLGLPLLPTTTIGSFPQTTELRTARADLRAGRIDTDGYEERIRSEISEVVAFQEKAGIDVLVHGEPERNDMVQYFAEQLTGYLATQHGWVQSYGTRYVRPPVLAGDISRPVPMTVRWTSYANSLTDRPVKGMLTGPVTMLAWSFVRDDQPLGDTARQVALALRDEVDDLETAGTSVIQVDEPALRETLPLRTAEHAAYLDWATESFRLTTSGVRPDTQIHTHMCYAEFGDIVQAIDDLDADVISLEAARSHMQVARELAEHGYPREAGPGVYDIHSPRVPSTEEAAALLRKGLEAIPAERLWVNPDCGLKTRGWPETKASLENLVAAAREVRAELPAGS, encoded by the coding sequence GTGACAGCGAAGTCCGCAGCTGCGGCAGCACGGTCCACCGTGTACGGCTACCCCCGCCAGGGCCCCGACCGGGAACTGAAGAAGGCCGTCGAGGGCTATTGGAAGGGCCGCGTCAGCGCCGACACCCTCCGGGAGACCGCGGCGCGGCTGCGCCGGTCCACCTGGCGGCACCTGTCCGACGCCGGCATCCACGAAGTGCCGACCGGTGACTTCTCGTACTACGACCATGTCCTGGACACCAGCGTCATGGTCGGCGCCGTCCCGCGGCGGCACCGCGAGGCCGTCGACACCGACGCGCTCGACGGTTACTTCGCGATGGCACGCGGCACCCAGGACGTGGCGCCCCTTGAGATGACCAAGTGGTTCGACACCAACTACCACTACCTCGTACCGGAGCTGGGCCCCGACACCGTCTTCACCGCCGACTCGGCCAAGCAGGTCGCCGAGCTCAAGGAGGCCGTCGCGCTCGGCCTCGCCGCACGCCCGGTGCTGGTCGGCCCTGTGACCTATCTGCTGCTCGCCAAGCCCGCGCCCGGCGTGGCCGCGGGCTTCGAGCCCCTGACGCTCCTTGACCGTCTGCTGCCCGTGTACGCCGAGGTCATCGCCGACCTGCGCGCGGCGGGCGCCGAGTGGGTGCAGCTCGACGAGCCCGCCCTCGTCCAGGACCGCACCCCGGCGGAGCTCAACGCCGTCGCACGCGCCTACCGTGACCTGGGCGCCCTCACCGACCGCCCGAAGCTGCTCGTCGCCTCCTACTTCGGCAGGCTCGGCGAGGCGCTGCCGGTGCTCGCCAAGGCGCCGGTGGAGGGCCTCGCCCTGGACTTCACGGAGTCCGCCGCCAGCCAGCTCGAGGACCTCGCCGCCGTCGGCGGGCTGCCCGGCAAGCGGCTGGTCGCGGGCGTCGTCAACGGCCGCAACATCTGGATCAACGACCTGGAGAAGTCCCTGTCCACGCTGGGCACGCTCCTGGGCCTCGCCGACCGGGTCGACGTCTCCGCGTCCTGCTCCCTGCTGCACGTCCCGCTGGATGCCACCGCCGAGCGGGACATCGACCCGCAGATCGCCCGCTGGCTCGCCTTCGCCCACCAGAAGACCACCGAGATCGCCACGCTGGCCCGCGGCCTGGTGCAGGGCAGGGACACCATCACGGCCGAACTGTCCGCCAACCGCGCCGACCTGGCGTCCCGCTCGGGCTCGGCCCTCACCCACGATCCGGCCGTACGTTCCCGCGTCGCCGCCGTCACGGGCTCCGATGGCCGCCGCGCGCACGCCTATCCGGAGCGTGCGGCGGCTCAGCGAACCCGCCTCGGTCTGCCGCTGCTTCCCACGACCACCATCGGCTCGTTCCCGCAGACCACCGAACTGCGCACCGCACGGGCCGACTTGCGAGCGGGCCGCATCGACACGGACGGTTACGAGGAGCGCATCCGCTCCGAGATCAGCGAGGTCGTCGCGTTCCAGGAGAAGGCGGGCATCGACGTCCTGGTGCACGGCGAGCCCGAACGCAACGACATGGTGCAGTACTTCGCCGAGCAGCTCACCGGCTACCTCGCCACGCAGCACGGCTGGGTCCAGTCGTACGGCACCCGTTATGTGCGCCCGCCGGTCCTCGCGGGCGACATCTCCCGGCCTGTGCCGATGACGGTGCGCTGGACCTCGTACGCCAACTCCCTCACCGACCGCCCCGTGAAGGGCATGCTCACCGGTCCTGTCACCATGCTCGCCTGGTCCTTCGTCCGCGACGACCAGCCGCTGGGCGACACGGCACGCCAGGTCGCCCTCGCCCTTCGCGACGAGGTCGACGACCTGGAGACCGCGGGGACTTCGGTCATCCAGGTCGACGAGCCCGCGCTGCGCGAGACGCTGCCGCTGCGTACCGCCGAGCACGCCGCGTACCTGGACTGGGCCACGGAATCCTTCCGCCTCACCACGAGCGGCGTCCGGCCGGACACGCAGATCCACACCCACATGTGCTACGCCGAGTTCGGAGACATCGTCCAGGCCATCGACGACCTCGACGCCGACGTCATCAGCCTGGAGGCCGCGCGCTCGCACATGCAGGTGGCCCGCGAACTGGCCGAGCACGGCTACCCGCGCGAGGCGGGACCCGGGGTCTACGACATCCACTCCCCGCGCGTACCGAGCACCGAGGAGGCAGCGGCCCTGCTGCGCAAGGGACTTGAGGCCATCCCCGCCGAGCGGCTGTGGGTGAACCCCGACTGCGGCCTCAAGACCCGCGGCTGGCCCGAGACCAAGGCCTCCCTGGAGAACCTGGTCGCGGCCGCGCGCGAGGTGAGGGCGGAGCTGCCCGCGGGTTCCTGA
- a CDS encoding acyl-CoA synthetase, with product MRNEGLGSWPARRARKTPHRTALTHEGHPISYAALHSRVLRLAHALRARGVRRGDRVAHLGPNHPAFLETFFAAGALGAVFVPLNTRLTAPELGYQLADAGARTLIHSPAHTPVVAELRQAGQVDLFIEVGPDYEELIEHSVEEPLDEAVGGDDVCILMYTSGTTGRPKGAMLTHANLTWNAVNVLVDADLTADTVALVSAPLFHAAALGMLTLPVLLKGGHCVLVESFDPAEALELVERHGIGAMFGVPTMYELLTREPRWRAADLSSLRILMCGGAPVPTPLIETYAERGLAFQQGYGMTEAAPGALYLDAEHAERKAGSAGVPHFFTDVRVVRPDLSTAAVGEAGEVLVHGPHVMAGYWQLPDETAAAFADGWFRTGDAARVDADGFVTIADRIKDMIISGGENIYPAEVESALLAHPDVAECAVIGVPDARWGEVPRAVVVPREGAAPAPDDVLGFLAGRLAKYKIPKSVVCVSELPRTASGKLHKPSLRRAHGGAATPSPPEGTSQ from the coding sequence ATGCGCAACGAAGGACTCGGCTCCTGGCCCGCGCGCCGGGCCCGCAAGACCCCGCACCGCACCGCCCTCACCCACGAGGGCCACCCCATCAGCTATGCCGCCCTCCACTCCCGCGTCCTGCGGCTCGCGCACGCCCTGCGCGCCCGAGGCGTCCGGCGCGGGGACCGGGTCGCCCACCTCGGGCCCAACCACCCGGCCTTCCTGGAGACCTTCTTCGCGGCAGGCGCGCTCGGCGCCGTCTTCGTGCCGCTCAACACCCGCCTGACCGCGCCCGAGCTCGGATACCAACTCGCCGACGCGGGCGCCCGCACGCTGATCCACTCCCCCGCACACACCCCTGTCGTGGCGGAGCTGCGGCAGGCGGGCCAGGTGGACCTCTTCATCGAAGTGGGCCCGGATTACGAGGAGTTGATCGAGCACTCGGTCGAGGAACCCCTGGACGAGGCGGTCGGCGGAGACGACGTGTGCATCCTGATGTACACCTCCGGCACCACGGGCCGCCCCAAGGGCGCCATGCTCACCCACGCCAACCTCACCTGGAACGCCGTCAACGTCCTGGTCGACGCCGACCTCACCGCCGACACCGTCGCCCTGGTCTCCGCCCCGCTCTTCCACGCCGCCGCGCTCGGCATGCTCACCCTGCCCGTGCTCCTCAAGGGCGGTCACTGCGTGCTCGTCGAGTCCTTCGACCCGGCCGAGGCCCTCGAACTCGTCGAACGGCACGGAATCGGCGCGATGTTCGGGGTGCCCACGATGTACGAGCTCCTCACCCGTGAGCCGCGCTGGCGGGCGGCCGACCTGTCCTCGCTGCGGATCCTGATGTGCGGCGGCGCACCCGTGCCCACACCGCTGATCGAGACGTACGCGGAGCGCGGGCTCGCCTTCCAGCAGGGGTACGGGATGACGGAGGCCGCGCCCGGCGCGCTCTACCTCGACGCCGAGCACGCGGAGCGCAAGGCGGGCTCGGCCGGGGTGCCGCACTTCTTCACCGACGTGCGCGTCGTGCGTCCCGACCTCTCCACCGCGGCCGTCGGGGAGGCCGGGGAGGTCCTTGTCCACGGGCCCCATGTGATGGCCGGGTACTGGCAGTTGCCCGACGAGACCGCCGCCGCCTTCGCCGACGGATGGTTCCGCACCGGCGACGCGGCACGGGTGGACGCCGACGGCTTCGTCACCATCGCCGACCGCATCAAGGACATGATCATTTCCGGCGGCGAGAACATCTACCCCGCCGAGGTCGAGAGCGCGCTGCTCGCCCACCCCGACGTGGCCGAATGCGCCGTCATCGGCGTGCCGGACGCGCGCTGGGGCGAAGTACCGCGCGCCGTCGTCGTGCCCCGCGAGGGCGCCGCCCCCGCACCGGACGACGTACTCGGCTTCCTCGCGGGCCGGCTCGCCAAGTACAAGATCCCCAAATCGGTGGTGTGCGTGAGCGAACTGCCGCGCACCGCCTCCGGGAAGCTCCACAAGCCCAGCCTGCGCCGCGCCCACGGCGGCGCGGCGACACCCAGCCCTCCGGAAGGAACATCCCAATGA
- a CDS encoding MarR family winged helix-turn-helix transcriptional regulator, translating into MTSRKTTAEPVEEGSVDEGAPWMRALHADTGYLLYRLGLRSGQLFNAALQRSGLRLRHYALLRYLATVAGAAQRELSQELGYDPSAIVGLVDDLERLGFVERRPAPDDRRRRIVALAPAGHDFLRDSDKVARGVRDELLAPLGPDERETLHALLSRVAHTGDAS; encoded by the coding sequence ATGACCAGCCGGAAGACCACCGCCGAGCCCGTGGAGGAAGGATCCGTCGACGAGGGCGCACCCTGGATGCGCGCCCTTCACGCCGACACGGGCTACCTGCTCTACCGTCTCGGACTGCGCTCGGGGCAGCTCTTCAACGCGGCGCTCCAGAGATCCGGCCTGCGCTTGCGCCACTACGCGCTGCTGCGCTATCTGGCCACGGTGGCGGGCGCGGCGCAGCGCGAGCTGAGCCAGGAGCTGGGTTATGACCCCAGCGCGATCGTCGGCCTGGTGGACGACCTGGAACGCCTCGGCTTCGTCGAACGCCGCCCGGCCCCGGACGACCGCCGCCGCCGCATCGTCGCCCTCGCCCCGGCGGGCCACGACTTCCTGCGCGACTCCGACAAGGTGGCCCGCGGCGTCCGCGACGAACTCCTCGCCCCGCTCGGCCCGGACGAGCGGGAGACGTTGCATGCGCTGTTGTCGCGGGTGGCGCATACGGGTGATGCGTCATGA
- a CDS encoding MaoC family dehydratase, producing MTVTANGLDELHALAGSELGVTDWLEVGQGRIDTFADATDDHQWIHTDPEKAAQGPFGAPIAHGYLTLSLFIPLFTDLLDVQGVTTKVNYGLDKVRFPSPVKAGARIRLRATLASVEEVRGGVQIAVDGTVEIEGGDKPACVLRSLSRFYA from the coding sequence ATGACCGTCACCGCCAACGGACTTGACGAACTGCACGCCCTCGCCGGCAGCGAACTCGGCGTCACCGACTGGCTCGAGGTCGGCCAAGGCCGCATCGACACCTTCGCCGACGCGACCGATGACCACCAGTGGATCCACACCGACCCGGAGAAGGCCGCGCAGGGGCCCTTCGGGGCGCCGATCGCGCACGGCTACCTCACCCTGTCCCTCTTCATCCCGCTCTTCACCGATCTCCTCGACGTCCAGGGCGTCACCACGAAGGTCAACTACGGCCTGGACAAGGTGCGTTTCCCCTCCCCCGTGAAGGCGGGCGCCCGGATACGTCTGCGCGCCACGCTCGCCTCCGTCGAAGAGGTGCGGGGCGGGGTGCAGATCGCCGTCGACGGCACGGTCGAGATCGAGGGCGGCGACAAGCCCGCCTGTGTCCTGCGGAGCCTGTCCCGCTTCTACGCCTGA
- a CDS encoding amidohydrolase family protein, translating to MDLSELTAIDVHTHAEVSSQGHASLDEDLDAASSAYFKVEDRKRKPTLEEMAAYYRERKMAAVVFTVDAESATGTPPVPNEEVAEAAAAHPDVLIPFASVDPFRGKAGVRQARRLVEEYGVKGFKFHPSIQGFFPNDRSLAYALYEVIEETGCVALFHTGQTGIGAGVPGGGGIRLKYSNPMHVDDVAADFPHLKIILAHPSFPWQDEALAVATHKPGVHIDLSGWSPKYFPPQLVHYANTLLKDKVLFGSDFPVLTPDRWLADFAKLAIKDEVRPKILKENAARLLGLK from the coding sequence TTGGACCTCTCCGAGCTCACCGCGATCGACGTCCACACGCACGCCGAGGTCTCCTCCCAGGGGCACGCCTCGCTCGACGAGGACCTCGACGCCGCCTCCAGCGCCTACTTCAAGGTCGAGGACCGCAAGCGCAAGCCCACCCTCGAAGAGATGGCCGCCTATTACCGCGAGCGCAAGATGGCCGCCGTCGTCTTCACCGTCGACGCCGAGTCCGCCACCGGCACCCCGCCCGTCCCGAACGAAGAGGTCGCCGAGGCCGCGGCCGCCCACCCCGACGTCCTGATCCCGTTCGCGTCCGTCGACCCGTTCCGCGGGAAGGCGGGCGTGCGACAGGCCCGCCGGCTCGTGGAGGAGTACGGGGTCAAGGGCTTCAAGTTCCACCCGAGCATTCAGGGCTTCTTCCCCAACGACCGTTCTCTCGCCTACGCGTTGTACGAGGTCATCGAGGAGACCGGCTGCGTCGCCCTCTTCCACACCGGGCAGACCGGCATCGGCGCGGGCGTGCCCGGAGGCGGCGGGATCCGGCTGAAGTACTCGAATCCGATGCACGTCGACGACGTGGCCGCCGACTTCCCGCACCTGAAGATCATCCTCGCGCACCCGTCCTTCCCCTGGCAGGACGAGGCCCTCGCCGTAGCCACGCACAAACCGGGCGTGCACATCGACCTCTCGGGGTGGTCACCGAAGTACTTCCCGCCCCAACTCGTGCACTACGCCAACACCTTGCTCAAGGACAAGGTGCTCTTCGGCTCCGACTTCCCCGTCCTCACGCCCGACCGCTGGCTCGCCGACTTCGCGAAGCTGGCGATCAAGGACGAGGTCCGCCCCAAGATCCTCAAGGAGAACGCCGCCCGTCTGCTCGGGCTCAAGTAG